One region of Brachyhypopomus gauderio isolate BG-103 chromosome 9, BGAUD_0.2, whole genome shotgun sequence genomic DNA includes:
- the LOC143522459 gene encoding uncharacterized protein LOC143522459 isoform X2: MNKIRREVPLEAKNAKGREKLSTEVYRSDDALLTVYASKPNKTVCVLSTMHTHVEIADDRKKKPNTVTDYNRTKCAVDIMDQKARAYTVRAGTRRWPVAVFYNILDLAAMNAHVLYTACTGSTESRRVFMCTLAEELRLRFLQEKELKRTPRPSPAPGKKTTCQVQTNCNRNHSITPCAACGKYTCRKCRAECPWLCGNCVPKTT, from the exons atgaacaagattcgccgagaagttcctttggaagccaaaaacgccaagggacgtgagaagttgtcaacggaggtgtacagatccgatgatgcgcttctgacggtgtatgcctccaagcccaacaaaacagtttgcgttctgagcactatgcacacgcacgtggagattgcagacgaccgcaaaaagaagccaaacactgtgacggactacaaccggacgaag tgcgccgttgacatcatggaccagaaggcgcgtgcatacacagtgcgcgcaggaacacgccggtggcccgttgcagtgttttataacatacttgacctggcagcgatgaacgcgcatgttttgtacacggcatgtacggggtccacagagagtaggagagtttttatgtgtactcttgctgaggaactccgtcttcgtttcctacaggaaaaggagttgaagagaacgccacgtccttcgcctgctcctggaaagaagactacgtgtcaggtgcagacaaactgcaaccggaaccacagcataaccccgtgcgctgcatgcggcaagtacacctgtcgcaagtgtagggcagagtgtccctggctgtgtggcaactgtgtacctaaaactacatga
- the LOC143522459 gene encoding uncharacterized protein LOC143522459 isoform X1 produces the protein MARQRTFTGQEVAALLTNEDCCESDAGEGPSCFLTSDSSDEERSSTSDEVQQSPPRKRRTQADTTPAPTVRAKDGTVWEKVGIARSRVSSCLPNSTFVEPSGPTEHAKRRITSRLQSFLCLLDMEMLRIITDCTVHEARRTDSSWSLSVSEFMAFVAILFLRAVLCPVGAMSDCWSAMFAVPSIQETMARDRYQEIMRAPLTSWTRRRVHTQCAQEHAGGPLQCFITYLTWQR, from the exons atggcaagacagaggacgttcaccggtcaagaagttgcggctttgctgaccaacgaggactgctgtgagtccgatgcgggagaaggaccctcctgttttttgaccagcgattcatccgatgaagaaagaagcagtacatcggatgaggtacaacagagccctccaaggaagagacggacacaggctgacaccacacctgcaccaaccgtacgggcaaaagatggaactgtttgggagaaggttggcatcgcacgctctcgtgtcagcagctgtttgcctaattcaacatttgttgagccgtccgggcctacagagcatgcaaag cgtaggatcacaagcagactgcagagttttctgtgtttgctcgacatggagatgctgcgaatcatcacagactgcactgtccatgaagcccgcagaacagacagcagctggagtttgtcggtcagcgagtttatggcattcgtagcaatcctatttctacgagcagtcctctgtccagttggagcgatgtcggactgttggtcggcaatgttcgctgtgccttcgatccaggagacaatggcacgggaccgctaccaagaaatcatgcg tgcgccgttgacatcatggaccagaaggcgcgtgcatacacagtgcgcgcaggaacacgccggtggcccgttgcagtgttttataacatacttgacctggcagcgatga